In Anser cygnoides isolate HZ-2024a breed goose chromosome Z, Taihu_goose_T2T_genome, whole genome shotgun sequence, a genomic segment contains:
- the LOC106035586 gene encoding molybdopterin synthase sulfur carrier subunit-like, protein MRCQVTVLYFARSAELAGLRSESVSVPQRITSLQLWEEIVKIHPRLAVIRDQVIFAVQQEYVFLGDQLLVLQTGDEVAIIPPISGG, encoded by the exons ATGCGCTGCCAG GTCACGGTGCTGTATTTTGCCAGGAGCGCTGAGCTGGCGGGGCTGCGCTCCGAGAGCGTTTCTGTGCCGCAGCGGATcacctccctgcagctctgggaagaAATTGTTAAGATTCATCCAAG GCTTGCTGTCATCCGGGATCAAGTGATTTTTGCTGTTCAGCAGGAGTACGTGTTTCTTGGAGATCAGCTCCTGGTTCTGCAGACAGGAGACGAGGTTGCCATCATCCCACCAATTAGTGGAGGCTGA
- the LOC106035655 gene encoding molybdopterin synthase catalytic subunit: MDESEDVPKDFIKLKSEKLSVDEVSELVISPNCGAVSLFIGTTRNNFEGKKVIHLEYEAYTSMAEMEIKKICRDVRQKWPSVKHIAMHHRLGVVPITEASVIIAVSSPHRTESLEAVTYCINTLKAFVPIWKKEIYEDEYSWKENKECFWANSEK, translated from the exons ATGGATGAAAGCGAAGATGTGCCAAAAGATTTTATCAAGCTCAAGTCTGAAAAACTGTCTGTAGATGAAGTGTCAGAGCTGGTCATTTCACCAAACTGTGGGGCAGTGTCTCTGTTCATTG GTActacaagaaataattttgaagggaaaaaagtgaTTCACTTAGAGTATGAAGCATATACTTCAATGGCAGagatggaaataaagaaaatctgcagagaTGTTAGACAGAAATGGCCATCAGTCAAACATATTGCAATGCACCATAGACTTGG AGTGGTTCCAATAACTGAAGCAAGTGTAATTATTGCAGTGTCATCTCCACACAGAACAGAATCCCTTGAGGCTGTAACGTACTGCATCAACACCTTAAAAGCGTTCGTCCCAATATGGAAAAAG GAGATTTATGAGGACGAATattcttggaaagaaaacaaggaatgcTTTTGggcaaattcagaaaaataa